The Solanum pennellii chromosome 11, SPENNV200 sequence TTAAACaatgttatataaattaaagagaAGGTTTATTACTATTTATCATTGTTCCAATGTTGTACGCACGTCCGTCAAATGACTATCAAATCATTAGATAGACTTCTACTGAAAGTTTAAGCAGAGACTTTTTCATTAATAAGTTTTATGCAGTATAATTAATATGTTATtagtatataatatatgaatcaatgatataaatatttattatatattgagtAAACATCAATTACTCCTACAAACAACTTTAGCTAGATGGATAAAAAGCAAGTTTAACATGCGCTGAATTTTCTTTCTCAAGTGGCCTACAGATTTTTTTATCTGTATTTGCTTTTTCCAAATTTAGGTGGTATTGTCGAACTTTTGccattttatttgtgaattgaagacttttgaccttttttttttagctaaaattatataagtatttaagaactatgtaaaaatataataaatactatttaaaatattttaaaggttatataaaaaaatatgataaaaaatttaatttttaaaatttcaattatgCAACATAAATTAGGACAGAAGTAGTAGGTTCTATATTAGTATATTTGACCCTAAATATGAGGACATGGAGATTGGGGGTTAGCTTAAAAGGTCAGTTGGTAGTTCAACATTGtctaatttaattgaattattattataaccCTAATCCtttgattttaataatatttgttttttctttctttgatgATCTTCTTATTTTGTTATAGTGATGTATTGatctccattattttttaatatgacttTTTTATTGCTGTATTTGTTTTACATACTTAATTTTTCTGATATGCATTATTCGAGTAGAAggttcatttaaaataatttttttattttcacgaGATAGAGTAAAATAAAGAGACTTAAGGTTAGCTTGCTTATTAAGTTTGTCTAAGACCGCATAGCGCAGTGGATTAGCGCGTTTGACTTCGGATCAAAAGGTCGTGGGTTCGACTCCCACTGTGGTcgctttatttatttttgttttctttggcAATTTGGATAGGCTACAAATTGACATGTGTGGTGTTATCTACTTGTTCACGTGTTATGCGTATTTAATTTTTGcggatttaatttaaaattaaaggattataaatattattcgaAGCCAAGTAtgtgttcatattttttttatttttgttttctttggcAATTTGGATAGGCTACACAAATTGACATGTGTGATGTTATCTACTTGTTCACGTGTTATGCGAATTTAGTTTTCGcggatttaatttaaaattagagaAACATAAATATCATTCTATGTGTccttactttaaaaatatatacattttggATGCTATGACTTAGAAATGAGCCCtgagaaagaaaataatgacCACTTTCTAGTCTACTACTTAAAATCTgtcttaaaaaaaagttatcatagatatacttttaaattacatttttttttgtgatttccCGTATTTTACAACACAACACAAGTGTCAAACAGGCCCTAAAGCcataagaaaaccaaaaaatgaaaaagaagagaaaaatcaaattaaattatgtaaataAACTAACAGAGGCATATCAAAAAAGCATGGAAGACTAATTGGATTAAAGTTGGTATCTTAAGCCATTAATGGTGCGCCGCTCcatatttatcaattacttattattatatatataatcccTTATTGTATGGACCAAAATTTTACCTATCTTTTTCAcgcaattttctatttttatttcctGCCGACCAAAGATTACGCGGATATCGAATTATGGTATTAAGCTTATTcgaatttgatattttaatggtgaaacataaatttataagtaaaaaatagaaataaaggtcaaatatttttaaattcttcGAATTAGTTTTTGGACTTTTACTTATAaaacttcatatatttttttcaaaataaaatgctAGGCCAACCAcaacttcaaatttaaaaattataatctcaaattaaaatttgaaatttgaaatttaaaatcaatcGATAGTTAAAGACGAAATAAAGTTCAAATagactttaaaaaaagaagagataatAATGAAAGGTTAAATATAAACATTCAGAATATTTGTTGATTCAAACAGTAGAGTActtgacaaaaaaaaagtataaaattccCCCACATTTTTTTGTACAAAAGTTTTCAATCAATTGATGATATAAAGAGAGGTAATTAAAGTCCCAAAAagggagagaaaaaaaaaagcaaataagGCCACCTAATACAAAATTGAAAACAAAGTAACAGATAAAGTGGTGCCTTGTAGTAATGTACTAACAGACAATCCCAAAAAGAAGAAGCCATGATTATGACTCAACATTAATTTACTGCCTCAATTCAAAtggaaattttcattttattgcATAAATGATCACGTTGAATATGCTAGAAAAGAAAAGGGATTGGACCTTTGCATGTATAGACAAAGAGAAAATTGAAATCGGTGATGATGAGAGGTAATACGATACCAGATAATGAATCTCGTTTTTTACATTTATGCATGTAGTTAGTAGGTCAAATCTAAGCAATAAATATTGATCCAACATCCGATCAAATCACTGTCCAAATAATTGAATTGAAGGTATTACTAATTTACTATATATGCATTTGGAATTGGAGTACAtgtgtttttaatatttaattcaatCATATAGTTTTTATAGTGACTCATTAAATATATCTTAGCaattagaaaggaaaaaattagtGATATATAACACATTGTAATATGTGTCTACATCTGAACTTGTAGTTAGTAAGTCGAATCTGAGCAATGTGTAATTAAATATCGTCTAATATTTGAGCATACGATTATGAGAATCGACTCGATTATAAGACCAATTAAAACAACGACTTGCATGTGGttccaatattttaaaaagtaacatAGAAAGTGGTGCCTTGCTGGTAGTAATGTACTATAAGACAACcccaaaaaagaagaagccaTGATTATGACTCAACATATAAGGCCTCAATATATCCACTCCAAAGAAGAGAAAgcacttctttttcttcttcaaaatgaaatttcattttCACTAATTTAGCACTACCATTTGGATCCAACTAGGAGGTCTTATCATCGATTTTTATGGCATATGCATGATCACATCGAATATGCTAGGAAAGTAAAGGAACAAAGAGAAAATTTTGATACAGAGGGCTGTCTCGATACTAgataataaatatgtttttgcatCGTAGTTGATACGTCAAATCAAATCACTATCCAATACTAgtaattaaaatgaatttggATCAAAGCTAATATATATGGACTTGGAATTGAAATATATGTGGTTAATAACGATGAATTACTATATGCAACTAAGTTACCACacatactattttatatatgataattatgCAATTGAATATGTTACattaaaacttcaatttcaGATTTTGCAGTAATTTCTTGAATATGCTAGAAAATGATTGCACATATAGAGAAAGatgagaaaattgaaatgaTGAAGGGTAGCTCGATACCAGACAATAAATACCGTTCTTGTATCCAAACTTGTAGTTGGTAAGTCAATTCTAGGCAATGAATATCAATTCGACATCTAAAAACCATAGTTAGTAGAGTCAAATCACTAATCTAAATGATTGAATTGAAGCTATAATTACTATACACAATTAGAACATATCTGTTATAAGCATGCAAAATAACAAGTACATAGAAgtatcacttcatatatagcttaaattttaaaatataatgatcacatgatattaatattaaaaaatttaaaaattcgaaTTTCATGGTGACTCATTATTAGACATTGAGACAACAATTACCCCACACCACATCAACTTATGCACATCCAtgctttaaaaattttataattttgacgtgtttattttttttttcaaagcgTGAACCATCATTTTGACAGCGTGCGTTtcttataaatgataaataatatgttTCATTTGTCTATCATATTACTCCTCATAAATTGGGAGGCACAATAATTATGTATGTTTGTAAAATTCATTGATTATGATAAGGTTTTTACAGCATATTTGACCagcaaatattttttaattgactTAATTGTGTCAAATACATTTTACTCTATCGTATTATTTAGCTTCAACACATAATAAGAATTTAGTGCATTGAATAGCTTTATtagatataatttaaaattaatataactcGTTCGattaagaataaattattttaatattgttatCTCACTTTCAACacagattaaaaaaaagtactattattttaaaactaaaattaatttcagAATTAGTTATTCTTCTATATCAAATGCAGAGTACGCAActcttttttttggttaaaaattttcaagtcttttttttttttaatcttatcctGGTCAAATGTTCTGCAACTGCTCGACAATCGTAAAATGAGTGATCTGGAAAgttgtaaaaaagaaaaacataacatTCCTAAAGACAATCATGCCAGCcttataattatcaaaattgTCGATTAGTATAGAAAAAgttaaagaggaaaaaaaaaatattcaaagttttgattgttgtttttgtttattcCAAGATATTAGTATCCTCACAGAACACAAGAGAAATACCAAAAAACTCTTCTAATTTTTCTATtagttttattaataatataaacatttgATTAAAAAGATACTAGTAAGTAAAATAACACAAAGATTTACAAGCCCCacaacatatataataatgtatGAAATACACCACCATATTAACgactaattttgaaatatttagccattaatttaaatcataaagaaaaaaagaaagcacactccattaattaattcataacattacaTCAGTAGTTTAAGAGTAAACTTTCTTTAAATCATCGGAGAAGACCAGGACGAGGAGGAGGATGAAGACGATGATGAAGAAGTTGTTGGAAATGGCCAAAATTGTGCATTTTTCACCTTAGAAACACTTGTCAATACTCCTAATGGTGTCACATCGCCGATGACTGTAACTTTTTTCGAAGCCAAATCGATATTAAAAGATTTTACTCCTGCATATTTTAATCCAAAAACATTATTTATGttgaatcaaaatatataacctatccacaatttataatactatatatataataaacttGCCTTCCATTCTGGAGATATGTTTTCTTACTTTCCCTTCACAACCTTTGCAATGGATCGACACCCTCAATTCCACAACCTGTAGAACATACGAATAACAAAATTTCAGTTTTATGCACcgttaaattatatttatctaGTTAGATCATAAATAACTATAAATGAAATGTTTTAcgataaatattaaataattgaaaactaATTTGCTATATAATATTCTCATcgtgtgaaaaaaaaaactttacacTAAATAAAGTTGTTAgcaaaattaagaaattgactaaaatttaaGTTCTATGCATTGCCCGTcggtttaaaaattatttacgcAATTAGGTTACTTATAAGATAATTATAAGtaaatcttttataaaaagtatAAACGGTAACCTAAATAAAATTGAGAACTAACCTGTTCACCAGGGCATGAACGAGTTGATTTATAGATACACAAATCATTTGAATAAGCCGATGAAGGTTTATATACGGGAGATTCGAGCGATGAAGATCGATACATGAGTCGTTCGTTTGTGCTTTTAGCCCTTAAAGGTTTGGTAGGAATCAAAGCTTTTGATGCATCTCCAGATGATGATAAGAAATCTATAAATGGAGTATTAGTAGTATGATCACTTAACAAGTACCTAGAAGAATTACCTAAGTCAGTGACATCAGCTGAGCTTTTACGACGTAATTTTTCATCATGACTCTTtcgatttttattttgatgatagTAAGTTTTGGGATCGAATGGAAGTTGATTAGATGAACATGGAATTGGAGTTTTGATTTTTGGCGTACGAGGATCGCCTAATCGATCGATTTGATGCCTAATGCCACGACGAACCATAGTATATTGATCCATACTTGAACATATGGCCGTGGAAGCAGGAGAAGCACAAAAAAGATCTAtggatttcattttttttgggaccaagaagatgatgaaaaattaataGCCTAGTTATAATATAGCAAATAAGTTAGAGTAGTAGGAAAAAAGGATGAAAGGGAGAGTAagattttttctcaaaatgagGGAAGGGGCTGAACTTATAAAGTAGTGGTAGACTAGAGTATAAGAAGGATGGAGCCATTATCTACGGTACGAATTCAACGaaactcaataattttatttattataatttaaattttatatcaatttaaaacTTAGTAATATTGATCATAGTTCGTgttttatatcaatttaaaactcgataatataaaagaaagtaaaattttaaatttataaattttaaataccgATTATACGGAGAAAAATAAgtagaaaataaggaaaaagaaaagatggCAACTAAAGGAGCCATAAGAATTGATGAGTAATGTAAACCTTAGGGGACACAGGATTTATCTGGACCTCTAAAGTTGTGTCTGcatttctctttttgtttttcttttatgttttgagtAGGTATGGGGTGGGTGGGGTGGACACTAGACAAGGTTATTGTTTGAATTTAACTTTTATTACATTGTAAAagaatatttgtataattaagtaATCTAAAAAATGACTGTATATTCGGTTTAATTTGAATTGAcgaaatcattttctttttattgatatgttgattgtCTCATGTATTATTCGATAATAGAAATTCATTATAAATTCAGTACTTGCTTCCTTACTACTCCTAATACACTATAATTAAAGTTAGTTAATCTTTTTTCTACTTTTGTAATCTTTGGATGTGAATGATTAGCAGCAAATGTAGGAAAATGTGAACACTAATTAATTAGTAGACCATATTATTACCATATCATTGCCCACAACATTTGACTGTTAAGGCTAACCGAAAGTAGCCTTTTCTTTgtctattttcatatttattccCCACCAAAGTATCTTCCACTCTTATAAGTTATAAGTTGATTTTTGTACATCCATTTTTCACTTGAGTCATAATTAAGTAAtacactttattttattaaattattaatttgatcATAATCAGCTGATatgatttaatattaatattcactacagataatataaattttggAAAACTAATAGAAATCTTACTAGTTCAAGAGAGctaattacttatatacactTTAGTTTACAATATTATGAATCTTATCAATATGTGTCTAGATACATGTGATTCTGAGATACATGAGATtaaaattaggtgtaatttattttagatatactACATTCAAGTGAATTCACATTTATCTGGATACATAATAAATCTAGCTCGTTACTCTCCTATGTATCTTGTATCCTATATACATGTAAACCACACCTGATACATACAGATAAATATATTTAGTGTGTATCTAGTCCATTTCGCATGTAATACATGACTATCTCACTCGCATTCGGCCTCCCAATCTCGCTCATCTCTCCATATTTTAGTATAATGTCTAATAGAGAAAGTTTATACACCTAAAATGTATCTTCTTTAATATATGATAGATAATTCTTAAAATTGTAACTCTTTCGGCCGAtcttaattaaatcataatgGTGCAGTTCTATAATAATTTTGCAAATATTATACACTGCACACGTTGAATTTAATTCTACTATCATCAAAGATTCCCTTGCATAGTTTTTGTTGAAGTCCAAACATTCCGATTTCCTGCCTCAGAAAATGagctaaaaatataaattatagtgTCCTGCTATGGGATaagttaatataattatat is a genomic window containing:
- the LOC107003135 gene encoding protein SODIUM POTASSIUM ROOT DEFECTIVE 2-like, with protein sequence MKSIDLFCASPASTAICSSMDQYTMVRRGIRHQIDRLGDPRTPKIKTPIPCSSNQLPFDPKTYYHQNKNRKSHDEKLRRKSSADVTDLGNSSRYLLSDHTTNTPFIDFLSSSGDASKALIPTKPLRAKSTNERLMYRSSSLESPVYKPSSAYSNDLCIYKSTRSCPGEQVVELRVSIHCKGCEGKVRKHISRMEGVKSFNIDLASKKVTVIGDVTPLGVLTSVSKVKNAQFWPFPTTSSSSSSSSSSSWSSPMI